The DNA region ACGTGGAAGAATAGTATAAGACTCGAAGAATGGAGTCGGgagtaaggctagagcctttttGGTAGAGAGCTTACCATTGTTGGTTAAAGCTTACAGGATTATTTTACGATTATTGTTTTAGGATTTGGGTAGGTTCCTGTGCATTACTTTCTTGCTATTTTCCGATGTGGAAATTgtagggagtatatcggattCATGATGTCATTGTATAATAGAATCTTTGTTGAATCTAATTCTATTCATTAGGTTTGTAAGTTGTGTTCATCTGTGGCTACCTTtgggtacttgccttgttcaaggttggatgtaaatttatttacgattgggagtatgcatgacatgttttagaaattctttaaagaggaaaaaaaatatatccgCATTTGCGAACTACTTATGAAAACAGGTTGCATGTTTATTGAGGCAGGTTACTACCGTGACCCCCGAAAGTCGGAGTGTTACATCTTGGATCTTAGATTTGCATGCACACCCATTAGTCATATGATTCTAATAATCAAATATACGACATatgagaaaatatatatatgaaagaTTTTCCATGTTACTCAATCAATTGCTATATTTTTGTACATTAATTCCACCTTTTTTTCGATGGTTGGAGCCAGCTTAACAGCCCAAACTACAAGCCTCAATAATAAACAGTCGAGGCACTATTAGGAATAAATGGCACAGAAACAAAATCTAGGAAGTGAGTCAAACACCCGAAGACCAAGCTCCATACCCATCCCATGCTTTGCTAGACCGGCCCCATAGAACTTGCACAAAACCCCGCAGAATCCCACGAATATCCCGGACAATCGAATAACGTGCACCACACCCAGAAACTCCACGCTATATTACACATGAGAAAGAGGTTCAAACACGACTCAACAGAGCTATCACATAAGGCACAAGTTAGTCCCACACACACCGGGAGTGCATTCCTCCTAGCTAAGTCAGATTTGGTCTGGACTTTATTTTCCAACACCCTCCAAGCGAAGGCCACATAATTCGAAGGGGCTTTAGATCTCTATAATTTACTGAATAACCCATCCCATGAAGCCACCACTGCTACCTCACCCATCATGAAATCACGCGCCGAGCTAACAGAATAAAGTCCTGAAGCTTCTTTAGTCTAGAACTAAGAATCACGTTTGGATCTAAATGGGAAAATCTTGAGATGAGCCTCTTCAAAGCTTCAACCTGCTCCACTTCACTCTCCATCAATTCTTTATTCAAGTAAAATTCCACATCGATGACTCGTTTTGCCAAAATTCCATCTCTTTGACACTCGCCAGCAATTCTCCGGCATCGCCTATTCTCCTACATACTACCTCATCGAACCACGCAACTTCAACCCCTCCATAACAAGCAGAGATCAAATCCTTCCACCAACATGAGGCACTTTATTCAACCCAACGTATTTGTAGTACCCGACACCACAAGCTATTATTTTTCGACAGTAGTCTCCATCTCCACTTGTCAAAGAGCACTTTATTGAGCACCTTCCAGTCCTTAATCCGCATACCCTTTTCCCTCTTTGGTTTGCCAACTCTAACTCATTTGACCTAGGAAATCTTCCCCTTACCCTCCACGCCTTCCCACAGAAACCTGCGCTGTTGCATTTTGCATAACTCCCGGGCGCATATTACCACGGTCGACCACAGTAACAACTAACCATATTACCATGGTTCAACCGTGGTAATTGGTAATGTAGAACCGTGGTAAAAGGCTAAATATGTAGCGGTGTatgttaatattaaaatttgaaaataagctaAGTGTTGTGAGAAGCTCAAGAAGGATGGGCAAATAAAAGAAATCTCTGCAAAGGTTTAAAAGTTGAAATAAGAGGATAAGTCTCTTTAAAAAATATGAGATATAAGCCTCCATGGTTAGCTTAAAATGTAAGTCTTTATGGTGGACTCAAGATGCAAACTTCATGACTAGCTTCAAGGCCAACATCATTATTTGCAGTGAATTGTGTATTATATGTTTAGATTGCATATCTTGTAGTTGGCATTTTACTATAGTTCCCTTTATGTGCAGTGAATTGTGTATCATATGTTTAGATTGCATGTCTCGGATTATAGAATATGATATTATTCACTAATTTTAATGCAATGTCATGATGGCTTAATGTTTCATATGGTAGTTAGAACACTGTTCTATATgatcttctttttcatttagTGGAAGTTTATATTATTCTGCCCAGGTGCAAGATTCCCTTAGCTATTTGGAATAGGGACATGCTTGAAGTCTAAACTTAACTTAGTTGTAAAATTGTGTGTTTTGGAAAAGTTTGTGTGATTGTTTTGTACTTaagtaattttatatattttaggaGATTCTCACACAATCTGCATCACAAGAGGACATAGATAAACGTACACCAAATGATATCCTCGATCAAGCACTAAAGACGGCTGAGCACCCAGGTTGTGTAAGGGGTGCAACCTTTCCAATATGTCAGAAAACTTTCTTCAAGAAAGTTCAAAAGAAGCCAAACTAAAAGGAGACTCCAGCAGAAGTTGCACACTTGACAAATTTGGTGCAGACATTACAGAAACAAGTCAATATATTGCTGCATGAGAGGGAGATCACCAAGGACATAGGGGTTATACACTACGCCAGTGGAAGAGATAGTTGCACGCCTAATGTATCACCTGCATCACCTGTTGAGATTCATGAGGTAATTGactttgtttgtattttttaatacaTTGATAATGATACTTCTTTAAGTGTAGTTcaacattaataattttttcattcGTGTAGGGGAAGAAGGTTGAGGAGGAGCCATTCGTTGACATGGATATGTTTACACCACTAACACCTAATGACATCCCTAAGGTAACTTGTTTATCAATGTTGTGATTTGTTATTGAATGTAATTTTCTTCaagaatttacttttttttatcattgaTTTAGAGTATTACATCTTGTTCCTTGTGGTTGGAGTTGCCTCATTGGCGCGTGGTTGCTAAGGGAAAAGTGTATAACACACTTGGTGATACAATTCATAACCGCCCACTTCCAATCGGTTGTGTAAAAGTGGGTATTGATGCTGTGATTGAGGATGATGCAGAACTACCAGTGCCCGATGAGTATGATGATTTGATTAGCATCCACAACGCAATTGGTAATTTTGTGGCGTGGCCTATCAGCCTCATTCAACTTGATTGCACGGTATGTAtatgttactccctccgtccctaattataagctaacattgagactttttttgtgtcactaaatataagctaaccttgcaaaagttaatatttctttccatattcacccttgcatttattggtagtggagcaccaccattagtagtacaatgatgaaaaagtgttatcataaataggggtaaacatagaaagttgtacattttttttgaaaaccaatgcatcaattaaggctttcttaataagtgtgatttttacaactttagcttataattagggacggagggagtataatttTACAAAGCTAGCTAAAATATATTTGCAATCACTGATGATACATAAATTTACAATTTTCAGAATTGTCCATCATCTAAAGGGAATGAAATGAAGGATAAAAGCAAGGCAAAAGAGAATGACAAAGACAaggtggaagagaaggagattgTGAAAGAGAAGGTGATGGAAACAAGATGCACAAGGGAATCTTTTGCATCGCCAAAACAACACAAATCTCGCATTGGGATAAGTGCCGATCAACTTAACAGTTGTAACTTTCTCAACATATATTCAGAAAAGGTACTTATCGATggcaaagaaattaaaataccAATTGATCCAAAAATGTTTCATGATATTAATATGGAGTATGAGCATATTGGTTGTGAGGAACTCCATCAAATCATTCAGCATGGTGAATTAGGTGCTTCAGTCGTTTGTGTTTATATAAGGTACTTTTCTAAACTTTAGTGAGAAcaagtttttcattttcttaaataaacaaatttttaacattgtatttgatttgtataTTCTGATTTAAGGTACTTATTTGATCATTGTGTGGCTGAAAATTTGTGTGAGAAATTTGCCTTTTTGAGTCCTCATCGAACGACATATGGGGTCAACCATCAAAGCCAATATGTTTCGGATACAATTATGGCAAATGCACAATCAAACCAATTATATCTTGCACCGATCAATATAGGGTGAGAAATATTGGATGAAATTTGTAAATATTAATTCATAGTTACTTGattaatgtaagacccaagattttaagcttaggatcagtggaagagatttccatttacgattagggttgatgtattgtgaagggaaacctgaactagagtttaccaaatgaaataaatttatgaaggagaaagttcaggaaaagtctgaggttcgtattgaagtcgataaaagttatagcacgatcgttttacgcttaaacctaggtcagaaaccctagtatatagctaattttcacttttaggcacgacggaagttaattccaaaaatcttcagagaaatgttagaacttctctttttccatatatcacaatcgtttcgaggcgaaactctaggatctacgaacgtccgattccaatcatcggaagtttgccgaaaacgaatccctggtatttcaaaaccctagaatcacccgactatggggactttatctattcagagcttcaaatgaatattctaaacgcgtacacccatttctcttgatgatttcaatctttcttccgaaggaagttttctattccgacattcgatgcaaaaagcaacttatcgggtaaaatagttttataccgactatgcattagttgccaaaaatacaaggagacctctttatagttttggaattctttcgccaaaacatatctattaattcacggagaatgacgccggaaaaatcagattcgcgaaactttcattttaccgcgttttgccaacctctatatatagccaagaaatgaaaaaaaaacaaatatcttacccatttcatccaaggaggccgcgagtttgagaggagaggaggagaagaagattttgttcaatccttgtttgatcgttgattaatcagttgctgcttcaaggtttcgaggtatagtcgctaatccttacctctgatcgctttttccatagcttttctgtagagttttctgagcggatagtttatgggtttttgcaaaactatcctgaatctttcatttctgattctaaacctcttctatatgtgcccaagatcacttctgccggattagattttccgttatgtcgccggaattccgccggaatcaattttagccttaaatacccatttttggagtttttgaggtaaagcttcaacctttaggctaaaaactatcgccttagcttagtgttagtaggattagttgtcataaacgtcgttagtaacgtccctgcaaaatttggtttttgggatttcagttttgaaatttctaagttaaaaatcatgaccaaaatacccctgcgacagttttcgatccgataatttttccgagttcagaatacccttagttacggcttatgaaagcataggaaccaagtttgatcgaagaaaaatcgagccccacaattaccaaaagtggccgagccctatagggggggaggaggaaaatttcctttttcgaaaacttgtctttcgcgctagattatcgtaccttagagtatagattacttcgtgtaaccttagtaagtatcgatagtttagttctcgatagattctgatagtatttctgtgactttgctttaaaggaacttttgaggaatttcctgaggagcaacgctttgcttttgaggaagagttagaagataatcctggagaatctgcaggtgagggcttctcactgaatctctagttaatgcttagggtcgatgtttcgacattgtttactgtttatgcactggaattgtgtgtgattggaaattgttttctaaggcttcggctgacaatgtagatgattcatctactgaatgtttttgagattgtcttacatgctatgtgctatgtgggtaatctaggatgtgtggtgcatgctttatatgctaagtgctaagtgtttatgatgcgatttattgatatatgacatgttgttgaatgtgatgatttaaatatgctctgtactggaatctgagattctgaatggtgagaatagcgggcaggtcatgccgattttattttgagagtttttagaaagtttgataggacgaacgaggttcgggccttaattttgtttagtggatcgagacatcctctggaagcgacttgggattgggagatcctgcaaatgtataagacttgcgataagacgaaatggaatctattttataaagaaaattcataagaccttaaataacctcaaaatctttaagtaatgataacaacctcgaaggaaggcattggaagtcaagtcatagttttggaaaaacgaggagtgtcgtcggatccaagtgttgaggagtttggtaagttctgagtatgttggtactccttcgctcgttgagcagtttgttagccatccaagggatgagccgagaagcttcactgaggcgtgagaccttgtgaatgcgtgatactccactgaggcgtgagaccttgtggaaagcatggaccttcactgaggcgtgagacctcgtgaacagcatgaagcttcactgaggcgtgagaccttgtgaatgcgggatactccactgaggcgtgagaccttgtggaaagcatggaactccactgaggcgtgagaccttgtgaggtcatgaaacttcactgaagcgtgagacttcgtgagagcattgatgacccgaagagtcatcgtgagtggttgcactcattttatgattattgtattttgtcgcagaatcgactttaccttagggtaagcttttagaaactttaatttacctagaacacgtggcgacgtgtcgagtgagatcggagacgttggttgactaatcatcctgcattcatgcaacattaatggggtattaacacaggacgtactctggacctcgtcggattccaaaatggtcataagacccggatttccgtgaaagagcgtttgtaaacgtctcttgtagcagaccgaaatggcagacctacgggttacggctgatctggctacctttgtgtggtgtaagagacacgcgggcagaaatggtcccaccgttgctggtgctaagattgatccgtttgatgcccatccgttccggattgcatattggttgactgggttaacctgcatatcatttcatgcgacatgcatactgacttagttgatgagtgtgtttgatacttgttaattctatttgaggcatgttaactgtgatttactgtcgtttatattcattgtggaatatgcaaccctaggatgttatccctagttataagcctaagtggctattatcttatttatatttattggtgctattatttacataattctttggagttgaccctcgcgtcttctgtgtgtgctttggcgaacaaacgccctttgtcagatgcctttggcgggctgattcatgatggttcatccttcgggaggaactagggttgagatgcgggaactggagcgtatcgcggtagcgagaggaggacggatggtgtacatagactaggtcgttctggattcagattcgggcgacgatcatgctagcatgtaggttttagtgctggtgtgagctcctcgagatgggattagtgtaggagtagagtcttagctctgaacatcatttgttttctttggggacagggtagtttcccacctatagctttttgtgtggttctttacgagaatcacagagagttggttggacttaggaggtcttgcttcaggccgatgggccagcttattctcagttttgagggatggtgttgcggacacttacctttagatttggtttgtacattttgccttcgggcgctacacttttctttccgtcactggaggttactcgtgacgaggttgttacttacagcgggggctgtttatatattgtatattagctctattacttttcgcttttgggttttatttaattcagtcttgtcttagttattatatcgaaaaaaaaaaatattcacgtatttccgcattaagtttacttttggttactaaagtgacgccaccgaaatcggggtgttacaattaaTTTATATGAAGCTTAGTTACtgcattttttatttggtaatttaaCATGTCTTGCTTGTAGGAGACATTGGGTGTTGGTTGTGATCAATGCCACTACAGGGACCTTATTTTACTTGGATCCTATACATGGTAGTTTGAAACAATGCAAAGTCATGAAAGAGATGTTTGATAAGTAAGCATATATAGATCTATCATGCTATGTTAGAAATGCTATTCAACATATTTAATCATgagttttttattcaatttgttAGCGCAATGATGATCTACCGTGCTAATTTCAATGACAAGAGGATTACATGGTCCAAAGCCAAATGGAATACGATAAAGGTATGTATATTTACATTACAGAAATCAATTAGATCTACCAAATCActtatataaatttatatttgttttttgtaGTGCCCTGCTCAAACTAATGAAATAGATTGTGGGTACTATGTACTAAGCTTTCTAAAGGAGATAATTGCGCACAAAAAATCTACAATTCCACAAGCGGTATGGAACTTTGACTAACTTTCTTgatttttcctattttttagtgtgactctaaatttttttacttttaccaTCATTTTGCAGTACTTCTCTGATTGTCAATTTGGCTTCTACGATGAGTATcaactaaatgaaattaaagaagagtGGGCTACTTATGTGTTAAAGAATTTTGCCTAGTGTGGACTGCCAGCTTTGGTGATTTCAAGTAGTGGCCGGGGGTTTGTCAAGCTGCTGTTTTTTCATCAATAAAAGAGGCTGATGATGAGTCAACCTCAttgctgtttgttgttgttCCAGCTGCATGTTTTGTCATTATTAATTCATGCTTTTAACTGATGTAGCTTATTTGGTTTAAGTTcttgagagagtgtgttctcAACAACAATTAGTATTGTTAGACAAATTTGTTAAGTGACATGGGTTTtagtattgttttgttgtttgcACATTTGAGTAATTATCTTCTAGAATATGTTAATGTTATTCTGAACATGAGATTTTATgtaatttatttcttaaaaaatgtaCTGCAATTTATGCATAGAACAggtcaaataaaaaaaacatctgGATGTTGCAATTTCCCAGACCAGGTGAACTACATATTGCCACGAATAGGCACTGGACCGTGACAATAAGGTCTCTATTGCCACAGTTAAGCGCGTAACCGTGGCCATATGTGtaccctattgccacggttaagtaCGTAACCGTGGTCATATgtggactctattgccacggttacactTGATGACCTGTGGCAATAGGCTAACCAATTGACACGGTTCAACcttgaaccgtggcaatagagcaATTGCCACGCTCGCTATCGCCACGGTTAAATTGTGGCTAAAGGGCGTGCGGAACCGTGGCGAAaagccttttctgtagtagtgttaGTTCAAAAGAAGACTTGATCTCCTTTTTCGCATACTGACTTAAATACCAACTCAAAGTGCAAGCCATCATGATCAGCTTAAAATATGAGCTCTGAGGATAATATTGAAATGCCAATGGCCATGACCAGGTCGAGTTGCATTCTTAATTACAAGTATGGTTCGAATTGAAGCTTCGAGATAAATCAAAACACAAGTCGTTAAAGTCAAGTCAAAACCAAAGATTTAATTTTCCCTTGTTAAGTTCAAAGCCTAAGACCAATatgaagacaagttcaaaagCCAATACAAAATCAATGTGTGCAAGATCTACTTGAAGGATCAAGCATTAAAGGGTGAAACACATTGAACGAGTTCGAATGCACTTGGTAGTTATTCTTCTATGTGTTTCATAGTAAGGCCAAGTGTATTATGACTTTGTTGAGAAACAACACAACTCAGAAAATATTtaaacacaatcacaacacaagaaaataacgtgaaaactaaaaaaccagAGACAAAACCATGACTGTTTCCTAAACCGACAACCAAAGAATTAttactatgtgaaaattgttacaacacatagacttctctcactctcaccccaatACCCCAGTACAACTACACTCTCACAAAACAAATACTTAAACTATgtcagatataagcttaaagtgctacTGACGGGTTCATCTAAAAATAAAGAACCTAAGTCCAATATATTACCTTGGTCTCCCGCTTGCTTCACCATAATACGCAATGTGGAacttctccaatagctaatttttaacctctttctttattttagaaacttggcAATGTTAgacttgacaatcaaccccaacaatctccaccttgattgtaagAGTTACACATCTTCCGCTTATATTGTCTATACCAAcaatcatactccaccataaatAGTACATTTCACATGCAAATAAAacatcccaagaattttcttcacttggaactaaaccattcaAAGAATTTCCACATGTCGAAACTTTGTTGAAATTTATGGTGCAAATCGCATGTTGGCTTCCAGGAAGTTCTTCAGCCATCGACACCTctcaccacacaccttgcatcaaTGCTAACCAATGAGACATTGCTCGCACTTACCTCAGAGTCTTTTTCAAGTACTGCTCCACCTTGACAATTTTGAGATGCAAATATGTAACACAAGAAAGGAGGGGGGGGGAGGGGTTagaattgtgttcttgaaaattgctttttaaaatttaggTTTGTGAAAAGAATATTAATTCTTGAAAATATTTAGTGAAACTTTTCGTAAatcgtttagtgcagcggaaatatAAGCAAGTAAAGGCAGACGATCGtcacacagagatttatactggttcaccctaaaggattgggctacgtccagtacttggccaccaccaggattttcactagcaagtatcaaggacttctccgatagaagtattctcaaggacttctccaacaagtattatcacggacttctccaagtattctacaggactcctcctacaagtattgttcaggacttctcccaaAATCTTTACAAGATTATTTCACTCTACAAGGTTTCTCTTCGTACAAGAGTATAGGTAGAGAATTTAtagcactggaactctaagtatTTGGGTTCAGATTTGACTTTGGTTCACTTGAGAGTTCTAAGTCTAAGAGAGAAGAGAATAAGGAGATTTGACtattttaaggtacgaggttctctctttcactttgTAGAAGTAGTGGCTTGAATTTGACACTTAGGGAATTTTCTgctttgagctttgaatgctttgaagaaAGTTGAAATGAATGTTTTGAGTTCTTGTCTTGCAAAGTTAATTCTCATGGTCCTAATTTTTCATGAGTGTCTTAtatactcgcttgctagtgttgtagccgttgtgagtcgTGATCCGGCCGTTGTTCTAGCCGTTGTGAGATGAGACCATTCGTTGATTCAAATGActttggttggtagcttcattaaatgcatgctcaAAATCAAGTCTATACTTTAGTCGGAAAGGTGATGTTTTTCGGCTAGTAGATGGCAATAGACTTGGGCTACTTTTTAGACATGAGACAATTGagaaatttgatgttgacaACTTGTCATTTTCccttgttggtcagcgtgcctttagcTAAAGCAACATAGTCTTCACGTGATTTGATCTGAATGTAAGTCAATTGGTTGCAATCTGACTTTGTCTTTGGCActcaaaatttgtcttcaatattTCTGACTGACGAGTTGGCATTGGACGGTTAGAGCAGATGTGTCTTGACTTGAATGAGTTTGCTTGCCAAACAATCTTGtgacttctgaagctttttctttttgtgatgATTGAACATTGAAGCATATAGAGTGAATTGAAtttctcctgaaattcaaaTGCTATAAGAAGCTTAGTTAACAATAGAGGTGCttctataaaaattgttatgatcaaaataagattttaaaaaatgttatgatgcatttgaacttaacaaatTTCTCTTCACATGCCTACACTTTCCAGACTTCCCGCACACCAGATTCTTTGCATGGATCTTCTTCACATTAACCCGACCTCAAGGTAATAATATTGAGTTTGATGAAGTTCTATCATCACTTTTCATTCTCCTTTCttcataaataattttagttgcaacttcttcaaaactcaaactttccTTCCCATACATCAAAACAGGTTTAAGATGAACATTGGAAGATGTGAGGGACAAAATGAGCCTTAacgctttatcttcatcattaATCTCAAGTTTAATGGATTCCAACTCGGAGATAATATTATTCAAAGTAATAAGATTATTAGAGATTTTCGTACCTTCATCCGTGCGCAGATTGTGGAAGTGCTCATTCAGCAACAACCGATTTGAGATGCCCTTTGCATGATATAACCTTTCAAGCTTCTCCAAGAGTTCCTTAGCTGATGACAAATTATGCACATTCGCATGGATATTCTTTTCCAAACATAGACGAATTGTACTTGCAACTCTCAAATCTAGTTCCTCCCACTTGTCGGCCTCTATGTTGGAAGTGTTTCCTTTCAACGCATTGTGTAATCCTGATTGTATCAGCACATCCTTGACTTGTACTTTCCACAAGTCAAAGTTGAACCTTCCATCAAACTTCTCTATATCAAACTTCATAGCGCTTGAATAAGATATAGCAACACTTTCACAATATCACCCTTCTTCAGCACCTTCACCATATCACATAATTGTGATATTTCCTCTAACCGAAGCTTTGTTACCACTATTGGGAAACAACATAGctgaagaaaaattaaaacacaatAACAACACATGTAAATAACGTGGAAACTCAAAGACTGGAGAAAGAGTCACGACTGTTGCCTAatccgacaaccagagaattaTCGCTATGTGAAAATTGTGACAACATAGTACAGCCACACTCTCACCCCAATACCCTAGcacaaccacactctcacaaagaaaatatttaaactaagtcagatataagTTTAAAGTGCTACTAACTGGTtcatctaaaaacaaagaacctaggt from Lotus japonicus ecotype B-129 chromosome 2, LjGifu_v1.2 includes:
- the LOC130736123 gene encoding uncharacterized protein LOC130736123; the protein is MFITSCSLWLELPHWRVVAKGKVYNTLGDTIHNRPLPIGCVKVGIDAVIEDDAELPVPDEYDDLISIHNAIGNFVAWPISLIQLDCTNCPSSKGNEMKDKSKAKENDKDKVEEKEIVKEKVMETRCTRESFASPKQHKSRIGISADQLNSCNFLNIYSEKVLIDGKEIKIPIDPKMFHDINMEYEHIGCEELHQIIQHGELGASVVCVYIRYLFDHCVAENLCEKFAFLSPHRTTYGVNHQSQYVSDTIMANAQSNQLYLAPINIGRHWVLVVINATTGTLFYLDPIHGSLKQCKVMKEMFDK